The Echinicola rosea genome has a segment encoding these proteins:
- a CDS encoding vanadium-dependent haloperoxidase has translation MMKAIRYFLALIALFSAAISCNTDKKNIPELPAKYIGEVTQEMTELMIHDVTNPPLAARFFSYACITGYEIVSQNDSSLAGLHGIINQYPNIKKPDTFPAQSYQLSAVLGMIQTAKTIQPSGTELQTFEDALLDSCRKMGFSEETIHQSLAYGKAMTKAILNYAKTDGYTLISNYPRYTPLGTPGSWYPTPPGYFAPVEPYFDTVRPFFLDSAAQFKPLAPVAFSEAKDSEFYKITKEVYDVEMSETNKEIAAFWDCNPFALQDNGHLMVGMKKISPGAHWMGITNIACQKAELSFTESMKIQTIIATTLMDGFIACWDEKYRSNRIRPETAIRKYIDPTWTPFLQTPPFPEYLSGHSTISTAAAAILTHYFGDNFSYSDTVEERYGLQARNYTSFNQAANEAAISRLYGGIHFMDAITRGQKQGREVGAWIIEKLPQSDLGVAQATKTKN, from the coding sequence ATGATGAAAGCAATCCGTTATTTTCTTGCTTTAATAGCGCTCTTTAGTGCCGCAATAAGCTGCAATACTGACAAAAAAAACATACCTGAACTGCCCGCGAAGTATATTGGTGAGGTCACACAGGAGATGACCGAGCTGATGATTCATGATGTCACCAATCCTCCTTTGGCGGCCAGGTTCTTTTCGTATGCCTGCATCACAGGCTATGAGATTGTGTCTCAAAACGACAGTTCACTGGCTGGTTTACACGGCATCATCAATCAGTATCCGAACATCAAAAAACCGGACACTTTTCCTGCCCAGTCCTACCAGCTCAGTGCCGTACTGGGTATGATCCAGACGGCTAAAACCATCCAACCTTCAGGAACAGAACTACAAACTTTCGAAGATGCTTTACTGGATAGCTGTAGGAAGATGGGCTTTTCAGAAGAGACAATTCACCAGTCCTTGGCCTACGGCAAAGCCATGACCAAAGCAATCTTAAACTATGCCAAAACTGATGGCTACACCCTTATCAGCAACTACCCACGCTATACCCCACTGGGCACGCCGGGAAGTTGGTACCCGACTCCTCCTGGGTACTTTGCACCTGTAGAGCCTTATTTTGATACTGTCAGACCTTTTTTCCTGGATTCTGCCGCACAGTTCAAACCACTTGCGCCCGTAGCCTTTTCGGAAGCAAAGGATTCTGAGTTCTACAAAATCACCAAAGAGGTATATGATGTGGAAATGTCCGAAACAAACAAGGAAATTGCTGCTTTCTGGGATTGTAATCCCTTTGCCTTACAGGACAATGGCCACCTTATGGTCGGCATGAAAAAAATATCTCCAGGCGCCCATTGGATGGGAATCACCAACATCGCCTGCCAAAAAGCGGAACTCTCCTTTACGGAATCCATGAAAATCCAAACGATAATAGCCACTACCTTGATGGATGGATTTATCGCATGTTGGGATGAAAAATACCGTAGTAACCGCATCCGACCTGAAACGGCCATAAGAAAATACATCGACCCCACGTGGACTCCATTTCTGCAAACGCCGCCGTTTCCGGAGTACCTCAGTGGTCACTCGACCATCTCCACCGCTGCAGCAGCCATCTTGACGCATTATTTTGGAGACAATTTCAGCTATTCGGACACAGTCGAAGAAAGGTATGGACTTCAAGCCCGAAACTACACCTCTTTCAATCAAGCAGCCAATGAAGCGGCTATATCAAGGCTATATGGTGGAATACATTTTATGGATGCCATCACACGTGGACAGAAACAAGGGAGAGAAGTAGGTGCCTGGATCATCGAAAAGCTACCGCAAAGCGATCTCGGCGTGGCTCAGGCAACAAAAACAAAAAATTGA
- the nadD gene encoding nicotinate (nicotinamide) nucleotide adenylyltransferase: MKVGLFFGSFNPIHIGHLIIANVMQDSTDLDEVWFVVSPQNPFKKRKALLHEFDRLRMVELAIEGNYRFRAMDVEFHMPKPSYTVDTLAYLSDKFPQHDFKLIIGGDNLTHFHKWKNSDQILNQFGLYVYPRPGESVDYDHPNVRHVEAPLIDISATFIRKSVEAGKSVTYLLPPLVEDYIKGKKFFV, encoded by the coding sequence TTGAAGGTAGGTTTATTTTTCGGCTCGTTTAATCCCATTCACATTGGACATCTGATCATTGCCAATGTCATGCAGGACAGTACTGACCTGGATGAAGTATGGTTTGTGGTCTCTCCCCAAAATCCCTTTAAAAAACGAAAAGCACTGCTTCATGAGTTTGATCGGCTCCGGATGGTCGAGCTGGCGATTGAAGGGAATTATCGGTTTAGGGCCATGGATGTGGAATTCCATATGCCGAAGCCCAGTTATACCGTGGATACCCTGGCCTATTTATCTGATAAATTCCCTCAACACGACTTTAAACTGATTATTGGAGGAGATAACCTGACGCATTTTCATAAATGGAAAAACAGCGATCAGATTTTAAATCAATTTGGACTGTATGTCTATCCCCGTCCTGGAGAATCCGTAGATTATGACCACCCAAATGTGCGCCATGTGGAAGCACCGCTGATCGATATATCGGCCACTTTTATCAGGAAGTCCGTGGAGGCCGGTAAATCAGTCACCTACTTGCTTCCTCCATTGGTCGAGGATTATATCAAGGGGAAGAAGTTTTTTGTCTGA
- the gmk gene encoding guanylate kinase, translating into MSSGKAFIFSAPSGSGKTTIVKHLLSSRNDLGFSISACTRDRRGRHEVHGKDYYFLSPQEFKQKIDDEEFIEWEEVYEGNFYGTLKSEIQRIWDSGKHVIFDVDVKGGLHLKEYFGEKALAVFVKVPSLDTLEERLKDRGTESEESLSRRIYKAKFEMTFEEQFDVTLVNDHMEKSFEEAGKLINAFIEK; encoded by the coding sequence ATGTCTTCAGGAAAAGCTTTTATTTTTTCGGCCCCTTCGGGATCCGGAAAGACGACTATTGTCAAACACCTTCTTTCCTCCCGAAATGATTTGGGGTTTTCGATATCTGCCTGCACCAGGGATAGACGAGGACGCCATGAGGTTCATGGAAAAGATTATTATTTCCTTTCTCCCCAGGAGTTCAAACAAAAAATAGATGATGAGGAGTTTATCGAGTGGGAGGAAGTCTATGAGGGGAATTTTTACGGCACGTTGAAATCAGAGATCCAGCGGATATGGGACAGCGGAAAGCACGTTATATTCGATGTGGATGTCAAGGGCGGGCTCCATTTAAAAGAGTATTTTGGAGAAAAGGCCTTAGCGGTATTTGTCAAGGTACCTTCACTGGATACATTGGAAGAGAGGCTCAAAGATCGCGGAACTGAATCGGAGGAAAGCCTGTCGCGGCGAATTTATAAAGCCAAGTTTGAGATGACTTTTGAGGAACAATTTGACGTGACTCTCGTCAATGACCATATGGAGAAGTCCTTCGAAGAGGCGGGAAAGTTAATCAATGCATTCATTGAGAAATAG
- a CDS encoding anti-sigma factor: MEKNVNSSGERKLECGDVNKCFQLLERILDGEDCDGSKEILKDKLSKCQPCFEHYHLEQAIREVLKNKCTKQAVPGELAASIRQKIEEIK; the protein is encoded by the coding sequence ATGGAGAAAAATGTAAACTCATCCGGAGAAAGGAAACTTGAGTGTGGTGATGTGAATAAGTGCTTTCAGCTACTGGAAAGGATTTTGGATGGAGAGGACTGTGATGGTTCTAAGGAAATCCTCAAGGACAAGCTTTCCAAGTGCCAGCCTTGTTTTGAACACTATCACTTGGAGCAAGCCATTCGTGAAGTGTTGAAGAACAAATGCACCAAACAAGCTGTACCTGGTGAATTGGCCGCAAGCATACGTCAGAAAATAGAAGAAATCAAATAA
- a CDS encoding sigma-70 family RNA polymerase sigma factor, which produces MSEVQKKKYSDKEKNNIFDNEFMPHIDSMYNFAFRLTFDEDDAKDLVQDTYLKAYRFINSFEQGTNAKAWLFRILKNSFINEYRKKSKQPSKVDYQEVETYYNSDNVDYNITSDLRVDAVKDMLGDEISNALNSLAVDFRTVIILCDLEGFTYEEMAKILDIPIGTVRSRLHRARNLLKDKLHSYAKDMGYDADED; this is translated from the coding sequence ATGTCTGAGGTACAAAAGAAAAAATATAGCGACAAAGAGAAGAATAACATCTTCGACAATGAGTTTATGCCTCACATAGACTCAATGTATAATTTTGCCTTCAGGCTAACATTTGACGAAGATGATGCCAAGGATCTGGTACAGGATACCTATCTGAAAGCATACCGTTTTATCAACTCTTTTGAGCAGGGCACCAATGCCAAAGCCTGGCTGTTCAGGATACTGAAAAACAGTTTTATCAACGAATACAGGAAGAAAAGCAAGCAGCCTTCCAAAGTTGATTATCAAGAAGTTGAAACTTATTATAACTCAGATAATGTTGATTACAATATTACTTCTGATCTGAGGGTGGATGCAGTGAAGGATATGCTTGGGGATGAAATATCCAATGCCCTGAACAGTTTGGCTGTAGACTTCAGAACAGTGATCATATTGTGTGACCTGGAAGGCTTTACTTATGAGGAAATGGCTAAGATTCTGGACATTCCCATAGGTACTGTAAGGTCAAGATTGCACCGTGCCCGGAACTTATTGAAGGATAAATTGCATTCTTATGCAAAGGATATGGGCTATGATGCTGATGAAGATTGA
- a CDS encoding lysophospholipid acyltransferase family protein yields MFAFRLISYLPLWSLYIVSDCFFLIAYHLVGYRKKVVWTNLKNAFPEKSDQELKKIMREFYRNLTDSFAETIKLMTMGKAEIERRFQLENMDLLRTLLADEQVIVGLTAHFFNWEGHPLSVRALVDERIEIVYQKVTNPFFEQLMKTIRNRFGGYLVEKSNFQRHFLKHRQHPRLIGLAADQRPNREDQRYHAKFMHRETGFFEGAEKLAKRFELTVIFAEVHKLKRGHYKFTYRFVAEPPHDPREHSITDQFIALTEKNIREEPALYLWSHNRWKNS; encoded by the coding sequence ATGTTTGCATTTCGCTTAATTTCTTATCTCCCGCTTTGGAGCCTTTATATCGTTTCTGACTGCTTCTTTCTGATCGCTTACCATTTGGTCGGTTACCGCAAAAAAGTGGTGTGGACCAATCTCAAAAATGCTTTCCCAGAAAAGTCGGACCAAGAGTTGAAAAAAATCATGCGGGAGTTTTACCGTAACCTTACCGATTCCTTCGCGGAGACCATCAAGCTCATGACCATGGGCAAGGCAGAAATTGAAAGACGGTTCCAACTCGAAAACATGGATTTGTTACGTACACTACTGGCAGATGAACAGGTCATCGTGGGACTGACAGCTCATTTTTTCAATTGGGAGGGACACCCCCTTTCCGTACGTGCCTTGGTGGACGAACGAATTGAAATCGTTTATCAAAAGGTTACAAACCCATTTTTTGAGCAACTAATGAAGACCATCAGAAACCGCTTCGGTGGCTACTTGGTAGAAAAAAGCAATTTTCAACGCCACTTTTTAAAACACCGTCAGCACCCCCGCCTGATAGGACTGGCAGCCGACCAACGCCCCAATAGGGAAGACCAACGCTATCACGCCAAATTCATGCACAGGGAGACCGGTTTTTTTGAAGGGGCTGAAAAACTCGCCAAAAGGTTTGAGCTCACGGTGATTTTTGCAGAAGTACACAAACTCAAACGTGGCCATTATAAATTCACTTACCGATTTGTCGCGGAGCCTCCCCATGACCCCCGCGAACACAGCATCACCGACCAGTTCATCGCCCTCACCGAAAAAAATATCCGTGAAGAACCGGCCCTATACCTCTGGTCACACAACCGCTGGAAAAATAGCTGA
- a CDS encoding ATP-dependent helicase translates to MDYLEGLNPPQREAVEHTEGPLMIIAGAGSGKTRVLTYRIAHLINAKNVDPFQILALTFTNKAASEMRNRIERLIGLEARNTWMGTFHSIFAKILRVESEKLGFPSNFTIYDTDDSKSLIKSIVKAKNLDEKVYKPNTVLSRISGAKNRLISWENYINDPYIKADDEAAMKPRMGEIYRAYQKRLFKSSAMDFDDLLFYTNVLFRDHPDVLNKYQQRFRYVLVDEFQDTNLSQYLITKKLAAVHQNICVVGDDAQSIYAFRGADIQNILNFEKDYPDLYVVKLEQNYRSTKNIVEAANSIIDKNKAQLKKNVWTQNDNGDLIELIKSASDNEEGRMVASTIFEEKNNKKLQNSDFAILYRTNSQSRALEEALRKMNISYKIVGGLSFYQRKEIKDLMAYFRYVVNSDDEEAFKRIINYPKRGIGLSSVEKMMVAAYEHDIPLWQVITNANSFLPGRAANSVSDFATMIKSFRMETERKDAYEAASTMAKQSGLLRELYEDKTIEGLNRYENVQELLNAIKEYVDNKDNEDKSLGAFLQEIALLTDNDRDKDETDAVTLMTIHSSKGLEFRQVFVVGMEEDLFPSQMMMQSREDLEEERRLFYVASTRAMEKLYFSYAITRYRFGRLLDCEKSRFLDEVDPNCIKVTKRRGQQAIADRFGQNNGREGKSGFVGLKTPSVRKNTTAKVHTPSPDFKPSNTNNLAAGMKVEHPKFGYGKVQKVETEGLNKKATIGFDNFGEKTLLLSFAKLRIVE, encoded by the coding sequence ATGGATTATTTAGAAGGTTTAAATCCCCCACAACGAGAAGCTGTAGAACACACTGAAGGGCCACTGATGATCATTGCCGGTGCAGGATCAGGAAAAACACGGGTTCTCACCTACCGGATTGCCCATCTGATCAACGCCAAAAACGTGGATCCCTTCCAAATTTTGGCGCTGACCTTTACCAATAAGGCAGCGAGTGAAATGCGTAACAGGATTGAGAGACTGATCGGTCTGGAAGCACGAAATACCTGGATGGGTACTTTCCACTCAATTTTTGCCAAAATCCTCAGGGTAGAATCAGAAAAACTCGGTTTCCCTTCCAATTTCACTATTTACGATACCGATGACAGCAAATCCCTGATCAAAAGTATCGTAAAGGCCAAAAACCTGGACGAAAAGGTGTACAAGCCAAACACCGTACTCTCGAGGATCTCCGGTGCCAAAAACAGGCTGATTTCTTGGGAAAACTACATCAACGATCCCTACATCAAAGCAGACGATGAAGCCGCCATGAAGCCCCGCATGGGAGAGATTTACCGAGCTTACCAAAAAAGGCTTTTCAAATCCTCGGCAATGGACTTTGACGACCTGTTGTTCTATACTAATGTGCTCTTCAGGGATCACCCCGATGTGCTCAACAAATACCAGCAGCGCTTTCGCTATGTGCTGGTGGACGAGTTTCAGGACACCAATTTATCCCAATACCTTATCACCAAAAAACTGGCTGCAGTCCATCAAAATATCTGCGTGGTGGGCGATGATGCCCAAAGCATCTATGCCTTCCGTGGCGCTGACATTCAAAACATCCTGAATTTCGAAAAAGATTACCCAGACCTGTATGTGGTCAAGCTGGAGCAAAATTACCGCTCCACTAAAAACATTGTGGAAGCAGCCAACTCTATCATTGACAAAAACAAAGCCCAGCTCAAGAAAAATGTCTGGACCCAAAATGACAATGGCGATCTCATCGAATTGATCAAATCGGCCTCTGACAATGAAGAAGGAAGAATGGTCGCCTCTACCATTTTCGAAGAAAAAAACAATAAAAAGCTCCAAAATAGCGACTTCGCCATCCTTTACCGCACCAATTCCCAATCGAGGGCGCTTGAGGAAGCACTTCGTAAAATGAATATCTCCTACAAAATCGTGGGAGGGCTATCCTTTTACCAAAGAAAGGAAATCAAGGACCTCATGGCATATTTCCGCTATGTGGTCAACTCGGACGATGAAGAAGCGTTCAAGCGCATCATCAATTACCCTAAAAGAGGTATTGGGCTGAGCAGTGTAGAAAAAATGATGGTCGCTGCCTACGAACACGACATCCCGTTATGGCAAGTCATTACCAACGCAAACAGCTTTTTACCGGGCCGTGCAGCCAATTCCGTCTCGGACTTTGCTACAATGATCAAGAGTTTCCGCATGGAAACCGAACGTAAAGACGCCTATGAGGCGGCTTCCACCATGGCCAAGCAATCAGGGCTGCTAAGGGAACTGTACGAAGACAAAACAATAGAAGGACTAAACCGCTATGAAAACGTCCAGGAATTGCTCAATGCCATCAAAGAATACGTGGACAATAAGGACAATGAAGACAAAAGCCTTGGGGCCTTCTTGCAGGAAATTGCCCTGCTGACAGACAATGATCGGGACAAAGACGAAACGGATGCTGTCACCCTTATGACCATTCACTCCTCCAAAGGCCTTGAATTCAGACAAGTATTCGTCGTGGGAATGGAGGAAGACCTCTTTCCCTCCCAAATGATGATGCAAAGTCGGGAAGACCTGGAAGAGGAAAGACGGCTATTCTATGTGGCCTCTACTAGAGCCATGGAAAAATTATACTTTAGCTATGCCATTACTCGTTATCGTTTTGGCAGGTTATTGGATTGTGAGAAAAGCAGGTTTCTGGATGAAGTGGACCCCAACTGCATCAAGGTCACCAAAAGAAGAGGGCAACAAGCCATCGCCGATCGCTTTGGCCAAAACAATGGCCGAGAAGGTAAATCCGGGTTTGTAGGACTTAAAACCCCATCGGTAAGAAAAAACACCACGGCAAAGGTCCACACTCCAAGCCCTGACTTCAAACCGTCCAATACCAATAACCTGGCCGCGGGCATGAAAGTAGAACACCCGAAATTCGGCTACGGAAAAGTACAAAAAGTAGAAACAGAAGGATTAAATAAAAAAGCGACGATTGGCTTTGACAATTTTGGAGAAAAGACTTTATTACTTAGCTTTGCTAAACTTCGGATAGTGGAATGA
- a CDS encoding DUF4290 domain-containing protein, which produces MEEKEKDKHSVILKEYGKNIQKLVDYISTVPDKAKRTEQAYTLVELMKQLNPQLKIENDQKLWDDLFIMSGFRLDVDSPFPMPEKELLGKKPQVVGYPDGEVKFKHYGRNIEKLIEKAIEIENDEEQEAAIVYIGQLMRSFHSTWNRENFDDGIIIDDIKTLSKGKLHIDLEKVKENALFESSTRRDFKTNTQETTSNNNGRRGGKRRNNGGNYKKRRN; this is translated from the coding sequence ATGGAAGAAAAAGAAAAGGATAAACACTCAGTAATTTTGAAAGAATACGGAAAAAACATCCAGAAATTGGTGGACTATATATCCACCGTTCCTGACAAGGCCAAGCGCACAGAGCAAGCCTACACACTTGTAGAGCTCATGAAACAGCTAAACCCACAGCTAAAAATCGAAAATGACCAAAAACTTTGGGATGACCTGTTCATCATGTCCGGCTTTCGCTTGGACGTGGACAGCCCTTTCCCGATGCCAGAAAAAGAACTACTCGGCAAAAAACCCCAAGTAGTCGGCTACCCTGACGGAGAAGTAAAATTCAAGCATTACGGCCGCAATATCGAGAAGCTAATCGAAAAAGCCATCGAGATCGAAAATGACGAGGAGCAGGAAGCAGCGATCGTGTATATCGGCCAGCTGATGAGAAGCTTTCATTCCACTTGGAACCGCGAAAATTTTGATGATGGCATCATCATCGATGATATCAAAACCCTCTCAAAAGGAAAACTGCACATCGATCTGGAAAAAGTAAAAGAAAACGCACTTTTTGAAAGCAGCACCAGAAGGGATTTTAAGACCAACACCCAAGAAACCACTTCCAACAACAACGGAAGAAGAGGTGGCAAAAGAAGAAACAACGGAGGTAATTACAAAAAACGCAGAAATTAA
- the murA gene encoding UDP-N-acetylglucosamine 1-carboxyvinyltransferase yields the protein MSSFRVKGGLKLKGEITPQGAKNEALQILCAVLLTEETIQIHKIPNIRDVNKLIELLMDMGVAVSKTGPESYEFNAAKVDLDYLDTDKFLTKASSLRGSVMLLGPLLARYGKGKISKPGGDKIGRRRLDTHFVGFQKLGAKFNYDTKREIYNIDGHDLKGTYMLLDEASVTGTANILMAAVMAEGKTTIYNAACEPYLQQLCDMLNRMGAKITGVGSNLLHVEGVKKLNGTEHTLLPDMIEIGSFIGLAAMTQSEITIKDAQIHRLGIIPDTFKRMGIKMEFRGDDIHIPAQKHYEIETFIDGSILTVADAIWPGFTPDLLSIVLVTATQAKGTVLVHQKMFESRLFFVDKLIDMGAQIILCDPHRATVIGLDRKYPLKGIRMTSPDIRAGVSLLIAALSAEGQSIIDNVEQIDRGYQYIDQRLNALGADIVRID from the coding sequence ATGTCCTCATTCCGAGTAAAAGGGGGATTAAAACTTAAAGGCGAAATCACCCCGCAGGGTGCCAAAAACGAGGCGCTCCAGATACTTTGCGCCGTATTGCTTACTGAAGAAACCATTCAGATCCATAAAATCCCCAACATCCGAGATGTCAACAAGCTCATAGAGCTATTGATGGACATGGGTGTAGCTGTTTCAAAAACCGGCCCAGAAAGCTACGAATTCAATGCCGCTAAGGTGGACCTGGACTACCTTGACACAGATAAATTTCTCACCAAAGCCTCTTCCTTGCGAGGCTCTGTCATGCTCTTGGGACCGCTGCTGGCCAGGTATGGCAAGGGGAAAATTTCCAAACCAGGCGGTGATAAAATTGGCCGAAGAAGACTGGATACCCACTTTGTAGGTTTTCAGAAACTCGGTGCTAAATTCAACTATGATACCAAAAGGGAAATCTATAACATTGACGGCCATGACCTGAAAGGCACCTATATGCTACTCGATGAAGCATCGGTAACCGGCACGGCCAATATCCTGATGGCAGCCGTCATGGCAGAAGGCAAGACCACAATCTATAATGCTGCTTGTGAACCTTACTTACAACAGCTGTGCGATATGCTCAACAGAATGGGCGCCAAGATCACCGGGGTAGGCTCTAACCTGTTACATGTCGAAGGGGTCAAAAAACTAAACGGCACTGAGCACACCTTACTGCCAGACATGATTGAAATTGGTTCGTTCATTGGCCTGGCTGCCATGACCCAATCTGAGATCACGATCAAAGATGCCCAAATTCACCGCTTGGGAATTATCCCGGATACCTTTAAGCGAATGGGCATCAAAATGGAATTTAGAGGGGACGACATCCACATTCCTGCCCAAAAGCATTATGAAATAGAAACATTCATCGACGGGTCTATCCTCACTGTGGCAGACGCCATCTGGCCTGGATTTACCCCAGACCTTCTCAGCATCGTCTTGGTCACGGCCACCCAGGCCAAAGGCACCGTACTTGTCCACCAAAAGATGTTTGAAAGTCGTTTGTTCTTTGTCGATAAGCTTATTGACATGGGCGCTCAGATCATCCTGTGTGATCCGCACAGGGCTACTGTAATCGGCTTGGACAGAAAATATCCGCTAAAAGGCATCAGGATGACATCTCCCGATATTAGAGCGGGGGTTTCACTACTTATTGCAGCACTCTCCGCCGAAGGACAGTCCATCATTGACAATGTCGAGCAAATTGACCGCGGTTACCAATACATCGACCAGCGACTCAATGCACTAGGAGCAGACATTGTTCGTATAGATTAA